A single region of the Vicia villosa cultivar HV-30 ecotype Madison, WI linkage group LG4, Vvil1.0, whole genome shotgun sequence genome encodes:
- the LOC131596458 gene encoding growth-regulating factor 1-like isoform X2: MDLGVMSLDGLVTSDPDQKTKWFNGSGLLKQERSGTCTEDELLRTFKLAKTDQQQRNSCTSPSPNSSLLRSNVTTLFSDAQHQQQMLSFSTPNPKSESFLLDKNTPTLSYAYHHQHHNQHHNPMSTYNRNTGYGSGSMHGGFNGVRGPFTPSQWMELEHQALIYKYITANVAVPHHLLIPIRKALDSAGLSTFSTALLRPNALGWGGFHLGYSNNTDPEPGRCRRTDGKKWRCSRDAVVDQKYCERHMNRGRHRSRKPVEGQSGQALTTGGTTNTATTNVTSTITTPSGPSKQINVAASPSSSIVVPGGNNNATNTLSFAHQEHSKNMNSLIGQDNASSAANTINRMFMNSKENNSNSERMQDGSALPMLPPTLELKPKDDNSFMIQKPHLPYDESSRNNEFGFVTSDSLLNPSQKTTTLLGPRTFGSSSQNPTNRDTGSQNSLRHFIDDFPKTHSDHHNHHNRSSGFSWPELDMQSDRTQLSISTPMTASDFMSFPSSATNEKLTLSPLRLSREIDPIQMGLGVGSSTLNNNESSNPSTNHPTTRQANWIPITWESSMGGPLGEVLHLSNIACNASDDHYGGNNINNNNSSALNLMTDGWDNHNSPPMGSSPTGVLQKTAFGSLSNSSAGSSPRAENNKTTQEGASLCNDHLGSTLGNNNTSFTP, translated from the exons ATGGATCTTGGTGTAATGAGTTTAGATGGTTTAGTCACTTCAGATCCTGACCAAAAAACCAAATGGTTCAATGGATCTGGTTTACTCAAACAAGAGAGATCTGGAACATGTACTGAAGATGAGTTGCTAAGAACTTTCAAGCTTGCCAAAACTGATCAACAACAAAGAAACTCTTGCACTTCTCCTTCTCCTAACTCCTCACTTTTGAGATCTAATGTTACCACTCTTTTCTCTGATGCTCAACACCAACAACAAATGCTTAGTTTCTCAACTCCTAATCCAAAATCAGAATCTTTTTTACTTGACAAAAATACCCCTACATTGTCTTATGCTTATCATCACCAACATCATAATCAACATCATAATCCAATGTCTACTTACAACAGAAACACAG GCTATGGTTCTGGAAGCATGCATGGAGGTTTTAATGGTGTTAGAGGACCATTCACACCTTCTCAATGGATGGAACTTGAACATCAAGCTTTGATCTATAAGTATATTACTGCAAATGTTGCTGTGCCTCATCATTTGCTTATTCCTATCAGAAAAGCTCTTGATTCTGCTGGCTTAAGTACCTTCTCAACTGCACTCCTCAGACCTAATGCAT TGGGATGGGGAGGATTCCATCTGGGATACTCGAACAACACCGATCCGGAACCAGGAAGGTGTAGACGAACAGATGGAAAGAAATGGCGATGCTCAAGAGATGCCGTTGTCGATCAAAAGTATTGCGAAAGGCATATGAACAGAGGACGCCATCGTTCAAGAAAGCCTGTGGAAGGCCAATCGGGCCAGGCTCTCACCACTGGTGGAACCACAAATACAGCTACTACTAATGTTACTTCTACCATTACTACTCCAAGTGGTCCGTCGAAGCAGATCAATGTTGCCGCTTCTCCTTCTTCGTCTATTGTTGTTCCCGGCGGCAACAACAACGCTACCAACACTCTTTCGTTTGCACATCAGGAACATTCCAAGAATATGAACAGCCTTATTGGACAAGATAACGCTTCTTCTGCTGCCAACACCATCAACAG GATGTTCATGAATAGCAAAGAGAATAACAGCAATAGTGAGAGGATGCAGGACGGTTCGGCACTACCGATGCTGCCACCCACCCTTGAGTTGAAACCAAAGGATGATAATTCCTTCATGATTCAGAAACCACACCTTCCTTATGATGAATCCTCAAGGAACAATGAATTCGGGTTTGTTACTTCCGATTCCCTGCTTAACCCTTCACAGAAAACCACTACCTTGCTTGGTCCTAGAACCTTTGGTTCGTCATCACAGAACCCTACAAACCGTGACACGGGCTCTCAAAATTCCCTTAGGCATTTCATCGACGACTTTCCCAAAACTCACTCTGATCACCACAATCATCATAACCGCTCGAGTGGTTTTTCTTGGCCGGAACTTGACATGCAGTCAGATAGGACACAGCTTTCAATCTCAACACCAATGACTGCCTCGGATTTCATGTCGTTCCCTTCTTCGGCCACCAATGAAAAACTCACACTTTCGCCTCTTAGGCTCTCAAGGGAAATCGACCCTATTCAAATGGGGTTAGGCGTCGGAAGTAGTACTCTCAATAACAATGAATCATCAAACCCTAGTACTAATCATCCCACCACAAGGCAAGCTAATTGGATTCCAATAACTTGGGAGAGTTCAATGGGCGGTCCACTCGGCGAAGTACTTCATCTTAGCAACATTGCTTGCAACGCAAGCGATGATCATTACGGCggtaacaacatcaacaacaacaactcgtCGGCTCTAAATCTCATGACAGATGGTTGGGACAATCACAATAGTCCACCAATGGGATCATCACCAACCGGCGTACttcaaaaaaccgcatttggatCACTTTCCAATAGTAGTGCCGGAAGCTCTCCAAGGGCCGAAAACAACAAAACAACTCAAGAAGGAGCAAGTTTGTGCAATGATCATCTAGGATCAACTCTTGGTAATAATAACACTTCCTTTACTCCTTAA
- the LOC131596458 gene encoding growth-regulating factor 1-like isoform X1 — translation MDLGVMSLDGLVTSDPDQKTKWFNGSGLLKQERSGTCTEDELLRTFKLAKTDQQQRNSCTSPSPNSSLLRSNVTTLFSDAQHQQQMLSFSTPNPKSESFLLDKNTPTLSYAYHHQHHNQHHNPMSTYNRNTGYGSGSMHGGFNGVRGPFTPSQWMELEHQALIYKYITANVAVPHHLLIPIRKALDSAGLSTFSTALLRPNAYAVGWGGFHLGYSNNTDPEPGRCRRTDGKKWRCSRDAVVDQKYCERHMNRGRHRSRKPVEGQSGQALTTGGTTNTATTNVTSTITTPSGPSKQINVAASPSSSIVVPGGNNNATNTLSFAHQEHSKNMNSLIGQDNASSAANTINRMFMNSKENNSNSERMQDGSALPMLPPTLELKPKDDNSFMIQKPHLPYDESSRNNEFGFVTSDSLLNPSQKTTTLLGPRTFGSSSQNPTNRDTGSQNSLRHFIDDFPKTHSDHHNHHNRSSGFSWPELDMQSDRTQLSISTPMTASDFMSFPSSATNEKLTLSPLRLSREIDPIQMGLGVGSSTLNNNESSNPSTNHPTTRQANWIPITWESSMGGPLGEVLHLSNIACNASDDHYGGNNINNNNSSALNLMTDGWDNHNSPPMGSSPTGVLQKTAFGSLSNSSAGSSPRAENNKTTQEGASLCNDHLGSTLGNNNTSFTP, via the exons ATGGATCTTGGTGTAATGAGTTTAGATGGTTTAGTCACTTCAGATCCTGACCAAAAAACCAAATGGTTCAATGGATCTGGTTTACTCAAACAAGAGAGATCTGGAACATGTACTGAAGATGAGTTGCTAAGAACTTTCAAGCTTGCCAAAACTGATCAACAACAAAGAAACTCTTGCACTTCTCCTTCTCCTAACTCCTCACTTTTGAGATCTAATGTTACCACTCTTTTCTCTGATGCTCAACACCAACAACAAATGCTTAGTTTCTCAACTCCTAATCCAAAATCAGAATCTTTTTTACTTGACAAAAATACCCCTACATTGTCTTATGCTTATCATCACCAACATCATAATCAACATCATAATCCAATGTCTACTTACAACAGAAACACAG GCTATGGTTCTGGAAGCATGCATGGAGGTTTTAATGGTGTTAGAGGACCATTCACACCTTCTCAATGGATGGAACTTGAACATCAAGCTTTGATCTATAAGTATATTACTGCAAATGTTGCTGTGCCTCATCATTTGCTTATTCCTATCAGAAAAGCTCTTGATTCTGCTGGCTTAAGTACCTTCTCAACTGCACTCCTCAGACCTAATGCAT ATGCAGTGGGATGGGGAGGATTCCATCTGGGATACTCGAACAACACCGATCCGGAACCAGGAAGGTGTAGACGAACAGATGGAAAGAAATGGCGATGCTCAAGAGATGCCGTTGTCGATCAAAAGTATTGCGAAAGGCATATGAACAGAGGACGCCATCGTTCAAGAAAGCCTGTGGAAGGCCAATCGGGCCAGGCTCTCACCACTGGTGGAACCACAAATACAGCTACTACTAATGTTACTTCTACCATTACTACTCCAAGTGGTCCGTCGAAGCAGATCAATGTTGCCGCTTCTCCTTCTTCGTCTATTGTTGTTCCCGGCGGCAACAACAACGCTACCAACACTCTTTCGTTTGCACATCAGGAACATTCCAAGAATATGAACAGCCTTATTGGACAAGATAACGCTTCTTCTGCTGCCAACACCATCAACAG GATGTTCATGAATAGCAAAGAGAATAACAGCAATAGTGAGAGGATGCAGGACGGTTCGGCACTACCGATGCTGCCACCCACCCTTGAGTTGAAACCAAAGGATGATAATTCCTTCATGATTCAGAAACCACACCTTCCTTATGATGAATCCTCAAGGAACAATGAATTCGGGTTTGTTACTTCCGATTCCCTGCTTAACCCTTCACAGAAAACCACTACCTTGCTTGGTCCTAGAACCTTTGGTTCGTCATCACAGAACCCTACAAACCGTGACACGGGCTCTCAAAATTCCCTTAGGCATTTCATCGACGACTTTCCCAAAACTCACTCTGATCACCACAATCATCATAACCGCTCGAGTGGTTTTTCTTGGCCGGAACTTGACATGCAGTCAGATAGGACACAGCTTTCAATCTCAACACCAATGACTGCCTCGGATTTCATGTCGTTCCCTTCTTCGGCCACCAATGAAAAACTCACACTTTCGCCTCTTAGGCTCTCAAGGGAAATCGACCCTATTCAAATGGGGTTAGGCGTCGGAAGTAGTACTCTCAATAACAATGAATCATCAAACCCTAGTACTAATCATCCCACCACAAGGCAAGCTAATTGGATTCCAATAACTTGGGAGAGTTCAATGGGCGGTCCACTCGGCGAAGTACTTCATCTTAGCAACATTGCTTGCAACGCAAGCGATGATCATTACGGCggtaacaacatcaacaacaacaactcgtCGGCTCTAAATCTCATGACAGATGGTTGGGACAATCACAATAGTCCACCAATGGGATCATCACCAACCGGCGTACttcaaaaaaccgcatttggatCACTTTCCAATAGTAGTGCCGGAAGCTCTCCAAGGGCCGAAAACAACAAAACAACTCAAGAAGGAGCAAGTTTGTGCAATGATCATCTAGGATCAACTCTTGGTAATAATAACACTTCCTTTACTCCTTAA